The following is a genomic window from Parabacteroides johnsonii DSM 18315.
GACTTAGCCTCGTCTTTCAGGGATTCGATCAAACGTTCTTTCGCTTCTTCGGCAGAAAGTCCGGAAAGGGTTTCCAGATGTTCGATTTCACGCTGGTGAAGTTTATCCAGATCCTGCTTCTTCTTTTCTACCAGTTCCAGTTGGGCGGCCAGGTTCTCCTTTACGGCATCCACTTCACTATTTTTGCGTTGCAAGTCTTCCTGGCGTTGGTTCAAGCCCAACTCGCGTTGTTTCAACTTAGCCTCTACGGACTGTATCTTTGAATTACGTGCGGACACCTGTTTCTCCAGATCCGCTTTCAAATGAAGGAACTTCTCTTTTACTTCGAGCAATTTCTTCTGCTTCATTACTTCCGACTCCTTTTCAGCCTCGCGTATCACAGCGTCATACCTTGACTTCATAAGGACTCTCATCACAAACCACACGAGCAAACCTCCGACAACGAAGGTTACAAGTGCTATGATTATAGTCATACCCATTTTACTTATAGTTTAAATTCAGTTATATTATTATACAAAAAAAGCACTGCCTTACATGGAATCCCCATGCAAAGTAGTGCGGAAACGCATCTTCTTTATTCTTACAACTATTTATCCTTCAGGTAACTTTCCAATTTATCGGTCAGTTCCTGTATCTTTTCAGTAAAGGGACTTGTGTCATTTTTATCCTCCAACATCAAATTTTCCACTGATAGTTGGAAGGTCACCATGGCTAACAAATCTTTTACATCCACTTCGGAATATTTCTTCCGGTACTGGTCCATTTTCATCCTGATTTGCCGGACAGCCTCACGGGCTACCTGCTCTTCGCTCCGGTTGATCCTGATACCATAACTTTTACCGGCTATCTCTACATGTATAAGAAATTTATCGTCCATCGCCTCTATTCGTTTAATAGTGCAATGCACTTGTCTACTTCCCGCACTAACTTCGATAACCTCATCCTGGCACTTTTCATTTCTCCCTCATTGACAGAAACAACCCGTGCAGTCAGCATGTTATCACATTTGGCATTCAACTCTTCGATCGTCTTCATTGCTTGTTGAAGTTCTCCTTCCTTCTGTACCAAAAAATCTTCAAGCTCGTTGATTTTCTGCTTTTGCCTATCGCAAAGCTCCATCAAATCACGAACCCTAACATCAAATACAGCCAACAATCTTTTATGATCTTCGGTCATTTCACACCAAATTCTACACAAAAGTAAACTATAGAATTGAATAAAACAACGAATCGGTTTGTTTTTTTGACAGAAAACGTCCGGATACACAAAAGGCCGTTCAAACTAAAATCCGAACAGCCCTCCTTCTAATAGATTCAGCTACGCTATATTTATACTAACGCAACATACCATTCACCCTCGACGTCTTCGAAAGCCAATTTGCCTTCTTTCGCTAACCAACCAAAAGCAGCATACATATCTTTTTCCGCTTTAATCTTAGTCGCTTTCTTTACTGCCTTAACACTCATCTTACCGCCTTCATTTAATGCGTTCCAAACAAGGCCGGCGTTTGTTCCAATCAATTCGATCATGTTTCTTTTTGTTTTGTTAATTCGTTAACGGGGGCAAATTTATAGATTAATCGATTAAAACAAAAGGATATAGATGTTTTTTAGCATAAAAACAGGTGCTTTTTATACTTTGTAAGCATAATTAACATTGCTATAGCACAATTATAGTGTTATTTTCCGCCTATCCTCAGCTGTAATAAGTTCCACCTCCATGTTTATAGCTGAAACATATTTGCTTAATAGGTCTGCCGCATACTTTCCTGCCGATTCCAGACCATCCAATCCGGAATAACCATTTATAATCATTAACAGGCGGGTGGTATCCAGCCCTATTTTTGTCCGTTCCTCATCGCTGGTCGGAGTTCCGACCCCGCCGACCGCATCCCGATAGACTGGCAAACCTGCAATATTCAGTTCTCCACGCCCGATTCCATGATAAACTTCACCTTCCCTACCGACTCCCAGCACCAGACT
Proteins encoded in this region:
- a CDS encoding cell division protein ZapA, with the translated sequence MDDKFLIHVEIAGKSYGIRINRSEEQVAREAVRQIRMKMDQYRKKYSEVDVKDLLAMVTFQLSVENLMLEDKNDTSPFTEKIQELTDKLESYLKDK
- a CDS encoding winged helix-turn-helix domain-containing protein; the encoded protein is MIELIGTNAGLVWNALNEGGKMSVKAVKKATKIKAEKDMYAAFGWLAKEGKLAFEDVEGEWYVALV